The Serratia rhizosphaerae genome has a segment encoding these proteins:
- the epd gene encoding erythrose-4-phosphate dehydrogenase — protein sequence MTIRIAINGFGRIGRSVLRALYESGRRAEISVVAINELAHAEGMAHLLKYDSSHGRFAWEVRQECDVLTVGDDAIRLLHQPALEQLPWGELGVDVVLDCSGVYGSRQDGEAHLAAGAKKVLFAHPGGNDLDATVVFGVNHQTLRAEHRIVSNASCTTNCIIPVIKLLDDAYSIESGTVTTIHSSMNDQPVIDAYHTDLRRTRAASQSIIPVDTKLAAGITRIFPQFCDRFEAISVRVPTINVTAIDLSVSVSSQVKVAEVNQLLQKAAQGSFRGIVDYTELPLVSIDFNHDPHSAIVDGTQTRVSGQHLIKTLVWCDNEWGFANRMLDTTRAMAASGF from the coding sequence ATGACCATCCGCATAGCGATAAACGGCTTTGGCCGCATTGGCCGCAGCGTTTTACGCGCCCTGTATGAATCAGGACGACGCGCCGAAATTTCCGTAGTGGCGATCAACGAACTGGCGCATGCCGAAGGGATGGCCCACCTGCTGAAATATGACTCCAGCCACGGGCGCTTTGCCTGGGAGGTGCGTCAGGAGTGCGACGTACTGACGGTGGGCGACGACGCGATTCGTCTGCTGCATCAGCCGGCGCTGGAGCAGTTGCCGTGGGGCGAGCTGGGCGTGGATGTGGTGCTGGACTGCAGCGGCGTGTACGGCAGCCGCCAGGATGGCGAAGCCCATCTGGCGGCCGGCGCGAAGAAAGTGCTGTTTGCCCATCCCGGCGGTAACGATCTGGACGCTACCGTCGTATTCGGCGTCAACCACCAGACGCTGCGGGCGGAACATCGCATCGTCTCCAACGCCTCCTGTACCACCAACTGCATTATTCCGGTGATCAAGCTGCTGGACGATGCCTACAGCATCGAATCGGGTACGGTCACCACCATTCACTCGTCGATGAACGATCAGCCGGTGATAGACGCCTATCATACGGACCTGCGCCGGACGCGGGCGGCAAGCCAGTCGATCATTCCGGTCGATACCAAACTGGCCGCCGGCATCACCCGTATTTTTCCGCAGTTTTGCGATCGTTTTGAAGCGATCTCGGTGCGTGTGCCGACCATTAATGTCACGGCGATCGATCTTAGCGTCAGCGTGAGTTCGCAGGTGAAAGTGGCAGAGGTCAACCAGCTGCTGCAAAAGGCCGCACAGGGATCATTTCGTGGTATAGTTGACTATACGGAACTACCATTAGTCTCGATTGATTTTAACCATGACCCGCACAGCGCCATCGTCGACGGCACGCAGACGCGGGTCAGCGGACAGCACCTGATCAAGACCCTGGTCTGGTGCGATAACGAATGGGGCTTTGCCAACCGGATGTTGGATACCACCCGGGCAATGGCCGCAAGCGGTTTCTAG
- the mscS gene encoding small-conductance mechanosensitive channel MscS: MEDLNVVNGINNASSWLVKNQDLLIQYAVNIVAAIAILIVGMIIARVVSNALNRVMKMRGIDATVSDFLSAMARYSILAFTFIAVLGRVGVQTTSVIAVLGAAGLAVGLALQGSLSNFAAGVLLVAFRPLRAGEYVDLGGIAGTVDQVQIFSTTLRTPDNKTIVVPNGKIIAGNITNYSREPNRRVDIVVGVAYNADIDTVKKVLNDVIAADKRIMHDKGVTVRLNEMAPSSLNFVTRSWTTNAQYWDVYFDLMENFKRALDANNIGIPFPQMDVHLYRTDGTSAKAE, encoded by the coding sequence ATGGAAGATCTCAACGTAGTAAACGGTATTAATAATGCCAGCAGCTGGCTGGTAAAAAATCAGGATCTGCTGATTCAGTATGCGGTGAATATCGTCGCGGCTATCGCGATTCTGATCGTAGGTATGATCATTGCCCGCGTGGTCAGCAATGCGCTGAACCGGGTGATGAAAATGCGTGGTATTGACGCCACGGTTTCTGATTTCCTGTCGGCGATGGCGCGTTACTCCATTCTGGCCTTCACCTTTATTGCGGTGCTGGGACGCGTCGGCGTGCAGACCACCTCGGTGATTGCCGTACTGGGTGCCGCCGGTCTGGCGGTTGGCCTGGCGCTGCAGGGCTCGCTGTCCAACTTTGCCGCCGGCGTGCTGCTGGTAGCGTTCCGTCCGCTGCGTGCCGGTGAATACGTCGACCTCGGCGGCATTGCCGGCACCGTCGATCAGGTGCAGATTTTCTCCACCACGCTGCGTACCCCGGACAATAAAACCATCGTGGTGCCGAACGGCAAAATCATCGCCGGCAACATCACCAACTACTCCCGCGAGCCGAACCGCCGCGTGGATATCGTGGTGGGCGTCGCCTATAACGCCGATATCGACACGGTGAAAAAGGTGCTGAACGATGTGATCGCCGCTGACAAGCGCATCATGCACGATAAGGGTGTGACCGTACGTCTGAACGAAATGGCGCCGTCTTCCCTGAACTTCGTCACCCGTTCATGGACCACCAATGCGCAGTATTGGGATGTTTACTTCGATCTGATGGAAAACTTCAAGCGTGCGCTGGATGCCAACAATATCGGCATTCCGTTCCCGCAGATGGACGTTCATCTGTATCGTACCGACGGCACTTCCGCTAAAGCGGAATAA
- the pgk gene encoding phosphoglycerate kinase, producing MSVIKMSDLDLAGKRVLIRSDLNVPVKDGKVTSDARIRASLPTIEAALKQGARVMVTSHLGRPTEGEYNEEFSLLPVVNYLKEHLSNPVRLAKDYLEGVDVAEGELVVLENVRFNKGEKKDDETLSKKYAALCDVYVMDAFGTAHRAQASTHGVGKFAPVACAGPLLSAELEALGKALGNPARPMVAIVGGSKVSTKLTVLDSLSKIADQLIVGGGIANTFVAAQGNNVGQSLYEPDLIDNAKKLLETCDIPVPTDVRVATEFSETATATVKQANEIQDNEQILDMGDVSAERLAVILKNAKTILWNGPVGVFEFPNFRKGTEIVARAIADSDAFSIAGGGDTLAAIDLFDIADKISYISTGGGAFLEFVEGKQLPAVVMLEERAKQ from the coding sequence ATGTCTGTAATTAAGATGTCCGATCTGGATCTGGCAGGAAAACGCGTTCTTATCCGTTCTGACCTGAACGTACCAGTGAAAGACGGTAAAGTGACTTCCGATGCGCGTATCCGCGCTTCCCTGCCGACTATCGAAGCTGCGCTGAAACAGGGCGCGCGCGTGATGGTAACCTCCCACCTGGGCCGTCCTACCGAAGGCGAGTACAACGAAGAATTCTCTCTGCTGCCTGTCGTCAACTACCTGAAAGAGCACCTGAGCAACCCGGTGCGTCTGGCGAAAGACTACCTGGAAGGCGTTGACGTTGCCGAAGGCGAGCTGGTGGTGCTGGAAAACGTGCGCTTTAACAAAGGTGAGAAAAAGGACGACGAAACCCTGTCCAAAAAATATGCGGCGCTGTGCGACGTGTATGTGATGGACGCCTTCGGCACCGCACACCGTGCGCAGGCCTCTACCCACGGCGTTGGCAAATTCGCACCGGTCGCCTGTGCCGGTCCGCTGCTGTCCGCAGAGCTGGAAGCGCTGGGTAAAGCGCTGGGCAACCCGGCCCGTCCGATGGTCGCCATCGTCGGCGGCTCCAAGGTTTCCACCAAACTGACCGTCCTGGATTCCCTGTCTAAAATCGCCGATCAGCTGATCGTCGGCGGCGGCATCGCCAACACCTTCGTGGCGGCGCAGGGCAACAACGTAGGCCAGTCGCTGTATGAGCCTGATCTGATCGACAACGCCAAGAAACTGCTGGAAACCTGCGATATTCCGGTGCCGACCGATGTGCGCGTGGCGACCGAATTCTCTGAAACCGCAACGGCGACGGTCAAGCAGGCCAACGAAATTCAAGACAACGAGCAAATTCTGGATATGGGCGACGTTTCAGCCGAGCGTCTGGCCGTTATCCTGAAGAACGCCAAAACCATTCTGTGGAATGGCCCGGTTGGCGTATTCGAGTTCCCTAACTTCCGTAAGGGGACCGAAATCGTGGCGCGCGCCATTGCAGACAGCGATGCTTTCTCCATCGCTGGCGGCGGCGACACCCTGGCGGCGATTGACCTGTTCGATATCGCCGACAAAATTTCCTACATCTCCACCGGCGGCGGCGCGTTCCTGGAATTTGTTGAAGGGAAACAGCTGCCGGCGGTAGTGATGCTGGAAGAGCGAGCTAAGCAGTAA
- the fbaA gene encoding class II fructose-bisphosphate aldolase, whose protein sequence is MSKIFDFVKPGVITGDDVQKVFAVAKENNFALPAVNCVGSDSINAVLEAAAKVRAPVIVQFSNGGAAFIAGKGLKTDVPQGAAILGAISGAYHVHQMAEHYGVPVILHTDHCAKKLLPWIDGLLDAGEKHFAATGKPLFSSHMIDLSEESLEENIEICSKYLARMAKIGMTLEIELGCTGGEEDGVDNSHMDASALYTQPEDVAYAYEKLNAISPRFTIAASFGNVHGVYKPGNVKLTPTILRDSQKFVSEKFNLPHNSLNFVFHGGSGSSDAEIKESVSYGVIKMNIDTDTQWATWDGILQYYKENEGYLQSQLGNPKGADQPNKKYYDPRVWLRAAQSSMVTRLEQAFKDLNAIDVL, encoded by the coding sequence ATGTCTAAAATTTTTGATTTCGTAAAACCGGGTGTCATCACTGGCGATGACGTTCAGAAAGTCTTTGCAGTCGCTAAAGAGAACAACTTTGCGCTGCCGGCGGTAAACTGCGTCGGCTCCGATTCCATCAACGCAGTACTGGAAGCCGCGGCTAAAGTACGTGCGCCGGTAATCGTGCAATTCTCCAACGGCGGCGCCGCGTTCATCGCCGGCAAGGGTCTGAAGACTGACGTTCCTCAGGGCGCAGCGATTCTGGGCGCTATCTCTGGTGCTTACCATGTGCATCAGATGGCTGAACATTACGGCGTGCCGGTTATCCTGCATACCGACCACTGCGCGAAAAAACTGCTGCCATGGATTGATGGCCTGCTGGACGCCGGTGAAAAACACTTTGCCGCTACCGGCAAGCCGCTGTTCTCTTCCCATATGATCGACCTGTCTGAAGAGTCGCTGGAAGAAAACATCGAGATCTGCTCCAAATACCTGGCGCGCATGGCTAAAATCGGCATGACGCTGGAAATCGAACTGGGCTGCACCGGCGGTGAAGAAGACGGCGTGGACAACAGCCATATGGACGCCTCTGCGCTGTACACCCAGCCGGAAGACGTGGCTTACGCGTACGAAAAACTGAACGCCATCAGCCCGCGCTTCACCATTGCTGCCTCGTTCGGCAACGTGCACGGCGTGTACAAGCCGGGCAACGTCAAGCTGACCCCGACCATCCTGCGTGATTCTCAGAAATTCGTTTCCGAGAAGTTCAACCTGCCGCACAACAGCCTGAACTTCGTGTTCCACGGCGGCTCCGGCTCCAGCGACGCAGAGATCAAAGAATCCGTCAGCTACGGCGTGATCAAAATGAACATCGATACCGATACCCAATGGGCGACCTGGGACGGCATCCTGCAGTACTACAAAGAAAATGAAGGTTATCTGCAAAGCCAGCTGGGTAACCCGAAAGGCGCCGATCAGCCGAACAAGAAATACTACGACCCACGTGTCTGGCTGCGCGCTGCGCAGTCAAGCATGGTGACGCGTCTGGAACAGGCCTTCAAGGATCTGAACGCGATAGACGTTCTGTAA